From a single Marinobacter sp. THAF197a genomic region:
- a CDS encoding NAD(P)/FAD-dependent oxidoreductase: protein MLKVTSDTTSIRSVAVIGSGLAGLTASILLGQLGHSVTVFEKSRGPGGRMASKRVGSGSADVGAQYFTARNPEFLSFLQRWAGSDAFREWPARFRFQDDTLNWQPFPEEKRYVGVPRMTAITRALSAHVDVTARVRIERLERSGNQWQLVCTEGLNHGVFDQVIITAPPAQARELLLASQLDGLAEELENPVDQILPCWAVAAHFSEPPDVNADAMRPHSEVLYWVANNSSKPGRNDSGQWWVLHATPEWTKAHVDAEPGHVSNALVGEFAALTGADARPDETVAHRWLYARSAWSSQPGYRYDAENGVGLAGDWLAGGRVEGAWESATRLVAAIR from the coding sequence ATGCTTAAAGTGACATCAGACACCACATCAATACGCAGCGTAGCGGTTATCGGTTCAGGTCTGGCAGGCCTTACGGCTTCCATTTTACTTGGCCAACTGGGCCATAGTGTCACGGTGTTTGAGAAAAGTCGCGGGCCGGGTGGTCGTATGGCCTCCAAGAGAGTTGGTAGTGGCTCTGCCGATGTTGGTGCTCAATATTTTACCGCCCGCAATCCTGAGTTTCTTTCGTTCTTGCAGCGCTGGGCGGGAAGCGACGCTTTCCGCGAGTGGCCAGCAAGATTTCGTTTTCAGGACGACACACTGAACTGGCAGCCGTTTCCGGAAGAGAAGCGTTATGTTGGCGTACCGAGAATGACCGCCATCACCCGTGCATTGTCTGCTCACGTTGACGTAACTGCCCGGGTGAGAATTGAACGGTTGGAGCGTTCCGGTAACCAGTGGCAACTGGTGTGTACAGAAGGACTGAACCACGGTGTATTCGATCAGGTGATCATCACCGCGCCCCCGGCCCAGGCCCGGGAGCTGTTATTGGCAAGCCAGCTTGACGGGCTGGCGGAAGAGCTGGAAAACCCCGTTGATCAGATTCTCCCGTGTTGGGCAGTGGCGGCTCACTTTTCGGAGCCACCTGACGTGAACGCAGACGCCATGCGCCCGCACTCTGAGGTGCTCTACTGGGTTGCCAACAATTCCTCCAAGCCGGGCCGGAATGATTCCGGACAATGGTGGGTACTGCATGCCACCCCGGAGTGGACCAAGGCCCACGTGGATGCAGAGCCGGGCCATGTCAGTAACGCCCTGGTGGGCGAATTCGCGGCGTTAACCGGTGCCGATGCCCGACCCGATGAGACGGTGGCCCACCGCTGGCTTTATGCCCGGTCGGCCTGGAGTAGTCAGCCCGGCTATCGGTACGATGCCGAGAATGGGGTCGGGCTGGCGGGCGACTGGCTGGCTGGCGGCCGGGTGGAAGGCGCGTGGGAAAGCGCCACCCGTTTGGTTGCCGCGATTCGGTAG
- a CDS encoding DUF1365 domain-containing protein: MASQWLEGTIRHRRKIPVLHEFKYKIGMLALDLDDWETITSSSPFFSLERFNWMSLYRRDYLNPEVPSLRQAVLNQVKSATGWAPDGPIELITHPRYLGYVFNPVSFYLCYNHGESPRNGDVPRVILAQITNTPWKQRHVYCLECHQPGATLAGAWHTERFAFSKRFHVSPFNGMDQQYQWLFSFKDSELRIHMNVQQGQEKHFDATLVVQRSPFDRRTLHRSLRRFPLETLKGTAGIYWNALKLKLKGAPFYTHPDKLDKTDSQYRKGVEDKGAEITLTPAPRHSESDDIAGRVSSWRT; encoded by the coding sequence ATGGCCAGCCAGTGGCTAGAAGGCACTATAAGACACCGGCGTAAGATTCCGGTTTTGCACGAGTTTAAGTACAAGATCGGTATGCTGGCGTTAGACCTGGATGACTGGGAGACCATCACCTCTTCTAGCCCGTTCTTTTCCCTGGAACGGTTTAACTGGATGTCTCTGTACCGGCGGGATTACCTGAACCCGGAAGTGCCCAGCCTGCGCCAGGCAGTGCTCAACCAGGTGAAAAGCGCCACTGGCTGGGCACCGGACGGCCCAATAGAGCTGATTACTCACCCGCGCTACCTGGGGTACGTTTTCAATCCCGTCAGCTTTTACCTGTGTTACAACCACGGCGAAAGCCCCCGAAATGGCGACGTTCCCCGAGTGATTCTGGCGCAGATTACCAACACCCCCTGGAAGCAGCGTCATGTTTACTGCCTTGAGTGCCATCAGCCCGGAGCTACCCTGGCCGGCGCGTGGCATACCGAACGCTTTGCCTTCAGCAAGCGCTTTCACGTGTCCCCGTTTAACGGCATGGATCAGCAGTACCAATGGCTGTTCAGTTTCAAAGACTCCGAGCTACGTATTCACATGAACGTGCAACAGGGACAGGAAAAACATTTTGATGCCACCCTGGTAGTCCAACGCAGCCCGTTTGATCGTAGAACATTGCACAGAAGCCTGAGGCGTTTTCCCCTGGAAACCCTCAAAGGCACCGCCGGCATTTACTGGAATGCCCTGAAGCTGAAGCTCAAGGGCGCGCCTTTCTACACCCACCCGGACAAGCTGGACAAAACGGACAGCCAATATCGAAAGGGCGTGGAAGATAAAGGCGCAGAGATCACTTTAACACCGGCACCCAGGCACTCAGAGTCAGATGATATAGCGGGAAGGGTAAGCTCATGGAGAACCTGA
- a CDS encoding PP2C family protein-serine/threonine phosphatase: protein MTSRTERILIIDANEQARSDLSRYLEARGFYVTGFPDVSAARSLFEDNIPDVIFADLPPEAIRELSRRLDEADSFTPIVACTCSESSAEIVQALRAGAADVVLKPCNDDKGALDDVIGKLFDRVRVNRLNQLYRQELEEANRELRTGIAELRADQNAGRKVQLKMLPDHELRLSGLQVDHLIKPSLYLSGDFLDYFRITEDKVLVYIADVSGHGASSAFVTVLLKNLTNRLQRNMRRQSSDDILYPERFLERINSELLDTGLGKHVTVFVGIISISTRTLNYAVGAHFPMPILSFEGGETRFLEGSGLPVGLFEAPEWEVYEVKLDKPFRLLLFSDGILEVIPAKSLDEKEKTLLELVSGGSHTIASLSDALGLGKISELPDDIAIVSVTDTINGSDNTSST from the coding sequence ATGACCTCGCGCACCGAGCGCATTCTGATTATTGACGCCAACGAACAGGCTAGATCGGATTTGTCCCGCTACCTTGAAGCGAGAGGCTTCTACGTGACTGGATTTCCCGATGTCAGCGCCGCCCGAAGCCTTTTCGAAGATAACATTCCTGATGTCATCTTTGCGGATTTGCCCCCCGAGGCCATCCGGGAGCTGTCAAGGCGGCTGGATGAAGCCGACAGCTTTACGCCTATCGTTGCCTGTACCTGCAGTGAGTCCAGTGCGGAGATTGTCCAGGCCCTCAGAGCAGGTGCAGCGGATGTTGTTCTTAAACCCTGTAACGACGACAAGGGCGCCCTGGACGACGTTATCGGCAAACTGTTTGACCGGGTAAGGGTGAATCGCCTGAACCAGCTTTACCGGCAGGAACTTGAAGAAGCCAATCGGGAACTACGTACTGGTATCGCGGAGCTGCGAGCTGACCAAAATGCCGGGCGCAAGGTCCAGTTAAAGATGCTGCCGGACCACGAGCTGCGCCTGTCCGGTTTGCAGGTCGATCACCTGATCAAGCCTTCGCTCTACCTGAGCGGCGATTTTCTGGATTATTTTCGTATTACCGAAGACAAGGTATTGGTTTACATTGCCGATGTCTCCGGGCATGGCGCCAGCTCGGCGTTTGTCACGGTGTTGCTCAAGAACCTGACCAATCGCCTGCAACGCAATATGAGGCGCCAGTCCAGCGACGATATTCTGTATCCAGAGAGGTTTCTGGAAAGGATAAATTCGGAGCTTCTGGATACCGGTCTCGGTAAGCACGTAACCGTATTTGTAGGCATTATTTCGATTTCTACCCGTACATTAAATTATGCGGTTGGTGCCCACTTCCCGATGCCGATTTTGTCGTTCGAGGGCGGCGAAACCCGCTTTCTGGAAGGCAGTGGGCTCCCGGTGGGGTTGTTCGAGGCACCAGAGTGGGAGGTTTACGAGGTCAAGCTGGACAAGCCGTTCCGGCTGTTGCTGTTTTCAGACGGGATTCTGGAAGTGATTCCGGCAAAATCCCTGGATGAAAAGGAGAAGACACTACTTGAACTCGTATCAGGAGGTAGTCACACTATCGCATCGCTGAGCGATGCTCTGGGGCTTGGTAAAATCTCGGAGCTGCCGGACGATATCGCGATAGTATCGGTAACTGATACCATAAACGGTTCAGACAACACGTCGTCGACTTAG
- a CDS encoding HD domain-containing protein: MRRAVNDLLGAYDKLIMDPVHGGIPLYRHEIQVIDHPLFQRLRNICQNDILSLVFPGATHSRFLHSIGVMHVGTRMFRSMIDAYLRERQLSERTDLSLSQLDAIDYLAKTIRLGCLLHDSGHSSFSHQFTQARRIRDLMSRPQRFRDLWRGVDFTRYHPDEPGELEHEHYSVRVAHDVLSSVDLDNAGLNAVDVIGIMETTDVTPSDTFCRHARTFWEFIAGEDAVAGTIGEQDVPALVMGLLSSIVSGEIDADRADYMLRDGFHSSVTIGGFNLDHLLSNLRFGWDVSEPWMGLAITQKGLGALEDFVYSRYQMYRKVYAHKTALGFDWLLREAINEVLEDPESFDWIDTCLSDMKYFAELTDNFFWEAFRKVARKQPKSYSFCIVNRVKLHHLDTRENLDKQQIADHSHWLAGELAMDPGNVVTCSMRARFSNIQDNFNGIKVLVKNPISRERSLRKITEVSAFFSKFGDGTITHFYSRPEVTRMAPPDMLE; encoded by the coding sequence ATGCGACGTGCCGTCAACGACCTGCTCGGAGCCTACGACAAGCTCATCATGGACCCCGTGCACGGCGGCATCCCCCTGTATCGGCATGAAATCCAGGTGATTGACCATCCCCTGTTCCAGCGCCTGAGAAACATCTGCCAGAACGACATCCTGAGCCTGGTATTCCCCGGCGCGACCCACTCCCGATTCCTGCACAGCATTGGCGTAATGCACGTGGGCACCCGTATGTTTCGCTCGATGATAGACGCCTACCTGCGGGAAAGGCAGCTCAGCGAACGCACAGACCTGAGCCTGAGCCAGCTGGACGCCATAGATTACCTGGCCAAAACCATCCGCCTTGGTTGCCTGTTGCACGACAGCGGTCACTCCAGTTTTTCGCACCAGTTCACCCAGGCCCGCCGCATCCGGGATCTGATGTCTCGCCCCCAGCGTTTCCGGGACCTCTGGCGCGGGGTCGATTTCACTCGCTATCACCCGGATGAACCCGGAGAACTGGAGCATGAACATTATTCCGTCCGGGTTGCCCATGACGTGCTTTCATCGGTAGATCTGGATAACGCTGGGCTGAACGCCGTCGATGTGATTGGCATCATGGAGACCACCGACGTAACCCCAAGCGACACCTTTTGCCGCCACGCCCGCACTTTCTGGGAATTCATTGCCGGCGAAGATGCCGTCGCCGGCACCATCGGCGAACAGGACGTGCCGGCCCTGGTCATGGGGTTGCTGTCGTCCATCGTGTCCGGTGAGATCGATGCTGACCGGGCAGATTACATGCTGAGGGATGGTTTCCACAGTTCCGTTACCATCGGCGGGTTCAACCTGGACCACCTTCTAAGCAACCTGAGGTTTGGCTGGGATGTGTCCGAACCCTGGATGGGCCTTGCGATTACCCAGAAAGGCCTGGGTGCCCTGGAAGATTTCGTTTACAGCCGGTATCAGATGTACCGGAAAGTCTACGCCCACAAAACAGCCCTGGGTTTCGACTGGCTGCTGCGGGAAGCCATCAACGAAGTACTGGAAGACCCGGAAAGCTTTGACTGGATCGACACCTGCCTGAGTGATATGAAGTACTTTGCCGAGCTGACCGATAACTTCTTCTGGGAAGCCTTCCGGAAAGTGGCCCGCAAGCAGCCGAAAAGTTACTCATTCTGCATTGTAAACCGGGTGAAGCTGCACCACCTCGATACCCGGGAAAATCTCGACAAACAGCAGATTGCCGACCACAGCCACTGGCTGGCCGGCGAGCTGGCCATGGACCCGGGCAACGTGGTGACCTGCTCCATGCGCGCCCGTTTCTCGAATATCCAGGACAACTTCAACGGCATAAAAGTATTGGTGAAGAATCCGATTTCCCGGGAGCGCTCACTGCGCAAGATTACCGAGGTCAGCGCGTTTTTCTCGAAGTTTGGTGACGGCACCATCACCCATTTCTACAGCCGGCCGGAAGTCACCAGGATGGCGCCTCCCGACATGCTGGAATAG
- a CDS encoding acyl-CoA desaturase yields MARLNYWLTNILRWFDSEAGSDHLDSSSRSFNWVRVLPFIALHLACLLAFFTGVSAFAIVFAAVFFVIRMFAITGFYHRYFSHKTFKTSRAAQFVFAVLGASSAQRGPLWWAAHHRHHHQHSDNAEDLHSPHHGGFWWSHAGWFTCDAGFSMDERRVRDWLKFPELKFINRFDSLIPVAAAVLIYLLGEALAVWAPGLGTNGLQLLVWGFFISTVCLFHATVSINSLSHVWGKRRFETDDDSRNNFWLALITLGEGWHNNHHRWPQSVRQGFRWYEIDITWYGLWALSKLGIVWDLNPIPAHIQKETRELDEQRRKRK; encoded by the coding sequence ATGGCCCGATTGAATTACTGGTTAACAAACATTCTGAGATGGTTCGATTCCGAAGCCGGTTCAGATCACCTGGACTCCAGCTCCAGATCCTTTAACTGGGTGAGAGTGCTGCCTTTTATCGCATTGCATCTTGCTTGCCTACTCGCATTTTTCACTGGCGTCAGCGCGTTTGCCATCGTGTTTGCCGCAGTCTTTTTTGTCATTCGGATGTTTGCCATCACTGGCTTCTATCATCGCTACTTTTCCCACAAGACATTCAAGACCAGTCGAGCCGCCCAGTTCGTGTTTGCCGTACTGGGCGCCAGTTCGGCCCAGCGGGGCCCATTGTGGTGGGCCGCTCACCACCGCCATCATCACCAGCACTCCGATAATGCCGAAGACCTGCACTCCCCCCACCACGGCGGGTTCTGGTGGTCTCACGCTGGTTGGTTTACCTGTGATGCCGGTTTCAGCATGGATGAACGCCGGGTACGCGACTGGTTGAAATTTCCGGAACTCAAGTTTATCAACCGTTTCGATTCATTGATCCCGGTGGCGGCAGCCGTGCTGATCTACCTACTTGGTGAAGCCCTGGCGGTTTGGGCACCGGGGCTGGGCACCAATGGTTTGCAACTGCTGGTTTGGGGATTTTTCATCTCAACGGTGTGCTTGTTCCACGCGACGGTATCCATCAACTCCTTGTCGCACGTGTGGGGAAAACGCCGGTTCGAAACCGACGACGACAGCCGAAACAATTTCTGGCTCGCGCTCATTACGCTGGGCGAAGGATGGCACAACAATCATCACCGGTGGCCACAATCCGTGCGCCAGGGGTTCCGGTGGTATGAAATAGATATTACCTGGTACGGGCTTTGGGCATTGTCCAAGCTCGGCATAGTGTGGGATTTGAATCCGATACCGGCACATATCCAGAAAGAAACCCGTGAATTGGACGAACAGAGGAGGAAGCGCAAATGA
- a CDS encoding nuclear transport factor 2 family protein — translation MTTASAIEVGSPNPALPAVLDQFCALFNQLDKGNLHKLQQVYGEDIEFQDPFGMVNGLDELTNYFAGAYGNVIRCQFRFNSPVIQDSWCTIPWVMELQHKRIKGGKTVEVEGISHLRILHGRVRYHRDYFDAGQLLYENLPVVGGVIRWVKEQAG, via the coding sequence ATGACAACTGCTTCTGCCATCGAGGTCGGCTCACCGAACCCCGCCCTGCCAGCTGTGCTCGACCAGTTCTGCGCCCTGTTCAATCAGCTGGATAAGGGCAATCTGCACAAACTTCAGCAGGTTTATGGTGAAGACATCGAGTTTCAGGATCCATTTGGAATGGTGAATGGCCTGGATGAGCTGACGAATTACTTTGCCGGCGCCTATGGCAACGTTATCCGCTGTCAGTTCCGCTTCAACAGCCCGGTGATCCAGGACTCCTGGTGCACCATTCCCTGGGTAATGGAGTTACAGCACAAGCGCATCAAAGGGGGAAAAACCGTAGAGGTTGAGGGTATCAGCCACCTCCGGATTCTGCACGGTCGGGTACGGTACCACCGGGATTACTTCGATGCCGGCCAGTTACTCTATGAAAATCTTCCGGTAGTGGGCGGTGTGATCCGCTGGGTCAAGGAGCAGGCAGGATGA
- a CDS encoding SDR family NAD(P)-dependent oxidoreductase has product MSRRLETASNIWLTGASSGIGEALAKQLATHGHRLIVTGRRKEPLDALVNQHPSQLLAAPADTTSKSDLEALKDSLGHFGDLDMAILNAGTCEYLEIAEYDSRVIEANMITNVVGTARSLDIALPALRATRAKGKPTTLVIVSSSAWWFPFGRAEGYGASKAALTYFAHALRADLAAEGIDVVVVSPGFVKTPLTDRNDFPMPFIISAEDAAHRIVKGLEKGKTEIAFPRRFTWLLKALGALPRGLVDRMAASMARNNHS; this is encoded by the coding sequence ATGAGCAGACGCCTGGAAACCGCCAGCAACATATGGCTGACCGGCGCATCATCCGGTATTGGCGAGGCACTGGCGAAACAACTTGCCACCCACGGTCACAGGCTGATTGTCACCGGGCGCCGAAAGGAGCCACTGGATGCCCTGGTAAATCAGCATCCCTCACAGTTGCTGGCCGCCCCCGCCGACACCACCAGTAAGAGTGACCTTGAGGCTTTGAAGGATTCTCTGGGCCACTTTGGTGATCTGGATATGGCGATACTCAATGCCGGTACCTGCGAATACCTGGAAATCGCCGAGTACGACAGCCGCGTTATTGAAGCCAACATGATTACCAATGTGGTTGGCACCGCCCGCAGCCTGGATATCGCGCTTCCAGCTCTCAGGGCCACGAGGGCCAAAGGTAAACCGACAACACTGGTGATCGTCAGCTCGTCGGCCTGGTGGTTTCCATTTGGCCGGGCAGAGGGTTACGGCGCCTCAAAGGCTGCCCTGACCTACTTTGCTCACGCGCTGCGTGCCGATTTGGCGGCAGAAGGCATCGACGTGGTGGTGGTTTCACCGGGCTTTGTGAAAACACCTCTGACGGACCGTAACGACTTCCCCATGCCATTCATCATCAGCGCCGAAGATGCAGCCCACCGCATCGTTAAAGGGCTTGAAAAGGGTAAAACAGAAATCGCCTTTCCCCGGCGTTTTACCTGGCTGCTCAAAGCGCTGGGCGCCTTGCCTCGAGGCCTTGTGGATCGCATGGCCGCATCCATGGCCCGTAACAACCACTCTTGA
- a CDS encoding SAM-dependent methyltransferase, translated as MENLNTSVDSQRTSQTPLVSRIAKQLVCQQLSQLAHGKLVVKEHGAEDLVYGDGDPQYPAAELVIHDHTTWRDLVTGGSVGAAESFVAGDWSSPDLTALLRFFSRNLDTMNAFEDKFSWVSKPTLKALHWLNRNTPAGSRKNISAHYDLGNELFQLFLDPTMMYSSAIYPSADSTLEEAAVYKLDTICKKLDLQPEDRVIEIGTGWGGFAIHAAKHYGCHVTTTTISREQLELAKERVKAEGLEDRITLLFDDYRDLTGQFDKLVSIEMIEAVGPQFLDSYLAQISTLLKPDGLALVQAINMPEQRYDRALKNVDFIQRYIFPGSFIPSFGAIIASMRRGSDLVLTHSEDFGFHYARTLRDWCDRFMANRNALLERGYDEAFQRLWHFYFAYCEAGFSERAIGVAHLVLAKPANKRANILSL; from the coding sequence ATGGAGAACCTGAACACATCCGTAGACAGCCAGCGCACCAGCCAAACGCCGCTGGTGAGCCGTATTGCAAAACAGCTTGTCTGCCAGCAGCTGTCACAACTGGCCCACGGCAAACTGGTGGTCAAGGAACACGGTGCTGAGGATCTCGTCTATGGTGACGGAGACCCGCAGTATCCGGCAGCGGAACTGGTCATCCATGATCACACCACCTGGCGTGATCTGGTGACTGGTGGCAGCGTTGGGGCCGCCGAGTCCTTCGTTGCAGGGGACTGGAGCTCCCCGGACCTGACCGCCCTGCTGCGTTTTTTCAGCAGAAACCTGGACACCATGAATGCCTTTGAAGACAAGTTCAGCTGGGTAAGCAAGCCGACCCTGAAAGCGCTGCATTGGCTGAACCGCAACACCCCTGCCGGTTCACGCAAGAACATCAGTGCCCACTACGATCTGGGTAATGAATTGTTCCAGCTCTTTCTCGACCCAACCATGATGTATTCATCTGCCATTTACCCGAGCGCGGACTCAACGCTCGAAGAAGCCGCCGTCTACAAGCTGGATACCATCTGCAAGAAGCTGGACCTGCAACCAGAAGACCGTGTGATCGAAATAGGCACCGGCTGGGGCGGGTTTGCCATTCACGCCGCCAAGCATTACGGCTGCCACGTAACCACGACCACCATCTCCCGGGAGCAACTTGAGCTGGCCAAAGAGCGGGTGAAAGCCGAAGGACTGGAAGACCGTATTACCCTTCTGTTTGATGACTACCGTGACCTGACCGGGCAATTCGACAAGCTGGTGTCGATCGAAATGATTGAGGCCGTTGGACCGCAGTTCCTGGACAGCTACCTGGCCCAGATAAGCACGCTGCTCAAGCCGGACGGCCTTGCCCTGGTACAGGCTATTAATATGCCAGAGCAGCGTTACGACCGGGCCCTGAAGAACGTCGACTTTATTCAACGGTACATTTTCCCGGGCAGTTTCATACCCTCATTCGGAGCCATTATCGCGTCCATGCGCCGCGGATCCGACCTGGTGCTTACCCACTCCGAAGACTTCGGTTTCCATTACGCCCGCACCCTGCGGGATTGGTGTGATCGGTTCATGGCAAACCGGAACGCCCTGCTTGAACGAGGCTACGACGAGGCCTTCCAGCGTCTATGGCACTTCTACTTTGCCTACTGTGAGGCTGGCTTCAGCGAACGGGCCATTGGTGTGGCTCACCTGGTGCTGGCCAAACCCGCCAACAAGCGCGCCAACATACTCAGTTTATGA
- a CDS encoding STAS domain-containing protein, which yields MAGYKILQAEKQGIYVLKFIGEIRLNLCSTLDNLVESITRDPQFKTVVVDLTETEIIDSTTLGLLAKIALSAQKQSQFLPTLISTNPDITRIIASMGFDKIFIIVREPASRIEELEEIPVLKASEQQVRDKVLDAHKVLMSMNSKNREEFKNLVRALECEEPG from the coding sequence ATGGCTGGTTATAAAATCCTGCAAGCTGAGAAGCAGGGAATCTATGTCCTGAAGTTTATTGGGGAAATCCGGCTGAACCTGTGTTCGACGCTGGATAATCTGGTTGAGTCCATCACCCGTGATCCCCAGTTCAAAACGGTTGTGGTCGATCTCACCGAAACGGAAATCATCGACAGCACCACCCTGGGCCTGCTGGCCAAAATAGCCCTTTCGGCGCAGAAGCAAAGCCAGTTTTTACCAACTCTGATCTCGACCAACCCCGATATTACCCGCATTATTGCTTCTATGGGCTTCGACAAGATTTTCATCATTGTCCGGGAGCCTGCCTCCAGAATTGAAGAGCTCGAAGAAATCCCCGTATTGAAGGCCAGTGAACAGCAGGTCAGAGATAAAGTGCTCGATGCTCACAAAGTATTGATGAGCATGAACAGCAAGAACAGGGAAGAATTCAAGAACCTGGTGCGCGCACTGGAGTGCGAAGAACCGGGCTGA
- a CDS encoding NAD(P)/FAD-dependent oxidoreductase, whose amino-acid sequence MNPNRQRIAVIGAGVSGLTAAWLLSEKHDVQLFEAGDYAGGHTNTEQVEAGGRVWPVNTGFIVFNDWTYPNFIKLMDRLGVKSEVSNMSFSVDCHVSGLQYNGTSLNTLFAQRKNLLNLNFLKMIREILRFNKETRADLAAGQIPEGETLGEYLNRNRYSRYFRNNYIVPMGAAIWSAPEIVLEQFPIRFFLQFFNNHGMLSVDDRPTWRVISGGSATYVNKMMARLGDRTHLNSPVTAITRDEEGVIIVVNGQQHRFDQVVLACHSNQALAMLNDPTDQERDILGAIGYQKNDVVLHTDASVLPSTRLAWAAWNYMIPEHSTQPVSVTYNMNTLQNFDDAPETFCVTLNRSHDIDPAKVIKRFEYDHPVFTLEAVAAQERYDEIGNRNRTHYCGAYWFNGFHEDGVRSALRVTRAFGVEL is encoded by the coding sequence ATGAACCCGAATCGTCAGCGTATTGCTGTGATTGGTGCCGGTGTATCCGGCTTGACGGCGGCCTGGCTGCTTAGCGAAAAACACGACGTTCAACTGTTCGAGGCTGGCGATTATGCGGGTGGCCACACCAACACCGAGCAGGTTGAGGCTGGCGGGCGCGTTTGGCCGGTGAACACCGGTTTTATCGTGTTCAATGACTGGACCTACCCGAATTTCATCAAACTGATGGACCGCCTGGGGGTGAAATCGGAAGTCAGTAACATGAGCTTCAGCGTGGACTGCCATGTGTCTGGCCTGCAGTACAACGGGACCAGCCTCAATACGCTGTTTGCCCAGCGCAAGAACCTTCTTAACCTGAACTTTCTGAAGATGATCCGGGAAATCCTCCGGTTCAACAAGGAAACCCGCGCCGATCTCGCTGCCGGCCAGATTCCAGAAGGTGAAACCCTGGGCGAATACCTGAATCGCAACCGCTACAGCCGTTATTTCCGGAACAACTACATTGTTCCGATGGGTGCTGCTATCTGGTCTGCCCCGGAAATCGTATTGGAGCAGTTCCCGATCCGGTTTTTCCTCCAGTTTTTTAACAATCACGGCATGCTTTCGGTGGACGACCGCCCAACCTGGCGGGTGATTTCCGGCGGTTCCGCCACCTACGTGAACAAGATGATGGCGCGGCTGGGCGACCGCACTCACCTGAACAGTCCGGTAACGGCGATTACTCGGGACGAAGAAGGCGTCATCATTGTGGTGAACGGCCAACAGCACCGGTTCGATCAGGTTGTGCTGGCCTGCCACAGCAACCAGGCGTTGGCGATGTTGAACGATCCGACCGACCAGGAACGGGACATCCTTGGTGCCATCGGCTACCAGAAGAACGATGTAGTGTTGCACACCGATGCCAGCGTTTTGCCATCCACCCGGCTGGCCTGGGCAGCCTGGAACTACATGATTCCCGAACACAGCACCCAGCCGGTGTCGGTGACCTACAACATGAATACCTTGCAGAACTTCGATGATGCGCCTGAAACCTTCTGCGTTACGCTCAATCGAAGCCACGACATCGACCCCGCCAAAGTCATCAAGCGATTTGAATACGACCATCCGGTATTTACCCTCGAAGCCGTGGCCGCCCAGGAGCGCTATGACGAAATCGGTAACCGGAACCGGACCCACTACTGTGGCGCCTACTGGTTCAACGGCTTCCATGAAGACGGTGTACGCAGCGCATTGCGCGTTACCCGTGCGTTCGGGGTGGAGCTCTGA